The Pyrodictium delaneyi genome contains a region encoding:
- a CDS encoding V-type ATP synthase subunit B has translation MAASESKVIREYENIREIRGPLVIVEGISDAAYDEIVEVELPSGERRRGRVLETARGYAVVQVFEGTTGVTAVGTKVRFLARTLEVKVSDEMLGRVFNGLGDPIDGGPPITSGVWRDINGDPLNPATRAYPEDFIQTGVSAIDGMNTMVRGQKLPIFSGAGLPHNKLAVQIARQATVRSGEEFAVVFAAIGVMHDDALFFKKFFEETGAIKRAALFINLADEPASVRLITPRIALTLAEHLAFDLGMHVLVILTDMTNYAEALREISAAREEVPGRQGYPGYMYSDLASIYERAGRAHGRKGSITQMPILTMPNDDITHPIPDLTGYITEGQIVLSRELYNRGIYPPINVLMSLSRLMKEGIGPGKTREDHANVSDQLYAAYSRAVELRSLAAIVGEESLSEVDRKYLRFAEAFEQRFLKQDFYENRSIEETLDIAWEVLSILPESELYRIKDEFIRKYHPKYRKKAASETSS, from the coding sequence TTGGCGGCATCCGAGTCCAAGGTCATACGTGAATACGAGAACATTCGTGAGATACGTGGTCCACTGGTAATAGTCGAGGGTATAAGTGATGCAGCTTACGACGAGATAGTAGAGGTCGAGCTCCCTAGCGGCGAGAGACGCCGCGGCCGTGTACTGGAGACGGCTAGGGGCTATGCAGTAGTCCAGGTGTTCGAGGGTACAACAGGAGTAACAGCAGTGGGTACCAAGGTACGCTTCCTCGCTAGGACACTCGAGGTAAAGGTATCCGACGAGATGCTCGGTAGAGTGTTTAACGGCCTAGGCGACCCAATAGACGGTGGTCCACCGATAACTAGCGGCGTATGGCGCGACATTAACGGCGATCCTCTAAACCCTGCTACACGTGCTTACCCCGAGGACTTTATCCAGACGGGTGTATCCGCTATAGACGGCATGAACACGATGGTGCGTGGCCAGAAGCTGCCAATCTTTAGCGGCGCTGGCCTGCCGCACAACAAGCTAGCCGTGCAGATAGCTAGGCAGGCTACCGTGCGCAGCGGCGAGGAGTTCGCAGTAGTCTTCGCAGCGATAGGCGTGATGCACGACGACGCACTCTTCTTCAAGAAGTTCTTCGAGGAGACCGGCGCAATCAAGAGAGCAGCACTCTTCATAAACCTAGCCGACGAGCCGGCATCCGTCCGTCTAATCACGCCACGTATAGCCCTAACCCTAGCCGAGCACCTAGCCTTCGACCTAGGCATGCACGTACTAGTCATACTAACAGACATGACCAACTACGCTGAGGCTCTCCGCGAGATAAGCGCTGCACGCGAAGAGGTACCCGGCAGGCAGGGCTACCCAGGCTACATGTACAGCGACCTCGCAAGCATATACGAGCGTGCCGGCCGCGCACACGGCCGCAAGGGTAGTATTACTCAGATGCCTATACTCACGATGCCTAACGATGATATTACTCACCCGATTCCCGACCTTACAGGCTATATTACTGAGGGCCAGATTGTGCTTAGCCGTGAGCTCTATAACCGTGGTATCTACCCGCCGATAAACGTGCTAATGAGCCTATCGAGGCTGATGAAGGAGGGTATCGGCCCCGGAAAAACCAGAGAAGACCACGCCAACGTCTCGGACCAGCTATACGCGGCCTACAGCCGTGCGGTAGAGCTAAGAAGCCTTGCAGCCATCGTCGGCGAGGAGAGCCTAAGCGAGGTAGACCGCAAGTACCTGCGGTTTGCTGAGGCTTTCGAGCAGCGCTTCCTCAAGCAGGACTTCTACGAGAACCGCAGCATAGAGGAGACCCTCGACATCGCCTGGGAAGTACTATCAATACTACCAGAAAGCGAGCTATACAGGATCAAGGACGAGTTCATACGCAAATACCACCCCAAGTACCGCAAGAAGGCAGCCAGCGAGACCAGCTCCTAG